In Ciona intestinalis chromosome 7, KH, whole genome shotgun sequence, the genomic window GGTAAATAACAACTGAACAACTGctcttttaatatatttctttgacgTGCTGTCAATTAATAAACGTATGACTAATTTGTGGTATGAACCCAAAACCGCCATGTATttgagtttaaaaatgttggacTATATTCGCTTaagagtcccatcttaccccactccaCTATTCTTTATGTTTCGGGAATTAACTTAAAACATGTATCTATTATCAACTATAGTCTTGTTTGTACACCACGTGCATATAGGCTCCGCGAGATCAACATACAATATTATGTAAAAGAGGTTAAAACAAGACCTAAGAGTAAAAAAGCCTTTTTTTGTTCCAGGCTGCTTAAGCATACTTCACAGgataaaccaatattttattgtgttatCACAATAAAGGTATTTTCGACGTTACCGTCACGTTTTATCAACTTTGTCTATACGTAAACATACATCCAGTTCACGTCTGTGACGTTGCGCTGACAGTGGGCCGCGTGTCTCGCTCAAAGCAGGTTTTGTTAATTAGTTTGAAGGCAAACCTATCGACATTCTTTGTAGCGCGGTACCTATTGTAACTGATTGTTAGTTCTCAAAGGACTTTTAGAAGCCCACACCCCTCTGGCAGGGGAACGAATTCATATGAACACAGTAgcgaaaattaataaaataatacatccCAAATAGTGAGTGATTgtagtgtttattttgtgcCGCTGTAGACTTTCCACAGTAGGTCAAGGATTTCCACTTTAGTCAAAAAACGACAGAGAAAGGTAGGCGTGTGTGTGCGCGTGTGAGGGGTGCGTGTGTACGTTGTATTTTTAGTTTCTGTTGTTTCGGTTCGCATTGATCTCGTTGTGTGCTTAAGAGTTGTTGTACCTGTCCATTGGAAGTTGCAAAAGAGAGTTTTGCGTGATTGATTATCATTAAGTTTCGTACAGGTGAACTGTGTTAAGGAGCTTTATCGATATTTTTTCTCAGTTTCTTCTGGTAAATACTCTATGAAACTTATTAGAATGTTAGTTAAAAATTGGTGATTGTTAACAAGAATAATTAAAGGACACCTTGACTTTGACGGAAGATATGCGAACGGTTAAGCAAGTGTACGATTATGAAAGCTATTCATGCACCAAGTTCACGCCGTACGATTGAAACAGGTTTGTTTACGTGTCTTCTGCAGGTTTAACCACCAAACAAACAGAAGCACTTcacattttctttgttaacgtaaaaaacaataaatatatcagAACGTTTAGTGTCAAACCACTCGTTGCTTCAAGTAGCCAAACGTGACTTTCCGTGGAGCGGGAGAGCTCTCAGCCGCTACTGTCTGCCAGCGAAAGTGCACTTCAGCATCTAACTTTAAGTGAATTCTGAGATTATTTTAGGTATCAATCCATGGTAACCGTGCAGTGTGGCTAATGAGCCAGCAAACTTGATCATTCTTAATCTTCTAATATGTGCGCGAATTATGTaattcaaaaagttaaaaatggaTTTTCAACTTAAATCTAATTCAAGGGAATCGTGATAAGTGAgcttatgtaaatattatgattCTATAATCGCCGAACAATGACAATGCGGACGGGTCCgcgttttaaagtttttactcCGGATCTTGTATTCATAAGACACCAATTCATTGCCAATGTGACTTTGGCGCCCGACCGCTATGTCTAATAAACTGAAATTATTTTGCAATCTTTAATTGCTGCGTAAATCTACGGCGTTTAAGAACTGAGTATTATTACGTAATATACGCTGTACATATACGCGGTTCACGCGCGTgcgtattttgtttaaatagaaaCGTAATATGATTCGTCACTCTCCTTATGCCCGATTCCGTGCGCAAAGCTTTTGTTTTCTCTCGGTTGGCAACAAAGAATGCAGATACAAAGGTCTTCCACAGACCTGAAATGAACACCTATAGTGggaacaatatatatatctgtgcGCTGCAACTTTGTTCTGAAACTTATGCTATAATACGAAAGTTCAAACGCTTTGATCCCTTTCAAATCTATACCGCGTCTGTTGTCAGTGCTGGGGCATTCCtgttggtttattatttataagaaTATCAACACTCGGTTTTgtctaaatttgttaaattgattaaaacctGAACGACATTTTCTTTTCGGGTATTATCTAATTCATTGCCAATCATAACTTCATTTTTGTTCGTTAGCACcaaactactatatagtactttCAGGTATAAggtgggacagctttagcagataatatttaaatatcctgaacgtattttaaacaaccaaccacAGTCTATTCATGAGGATgtgattttataatattttgaatgatcttttttacaatcaaatgtgacgagaaaatcgaatgaaaatgtgttccatcttctcctaCCCTCCTATAGCTAACGAAAActaatatttgattttattttagtatgtCGAATCCATGATCTACAACGGCCAGCTTCAAAGCGACAAGTCATGAACAAAATTACGCATGAATTTGAGTGTACTGAAGGTTCATTTGTGAAGTCCAAACCTGGAAGCGAGAAACAAACTTCAAGATCAGATATGAATGGGTTTACGAGAGTTAAAGCAAGTCAATCACCACATAAACACCAAGGAGTTAAAGGAACGTATTTGATAAAACCTCAACCCTCCAAGTGGGGACCGGGAAAAACTTCTTCTCAACCACATCGTAGAAAATCAATAGACTGCACATACCAGGTATATATATCTTTAGCACTGCATCGCAAGCATTTTAGGTacctatataaacaaatagcTTTAATATTCCAGATATTACAATTGACCGGTAACTCAACGACGAGAACGACCTTTGAAAGTTCTGTGCGCCCTCCAGATGCGGGAGATGGTTTGTTTCCTCCCCtgacaaacaataaaaatcttCCGGAAGTTCGACCCCCTTTAAACAacaatcgattgagtgttaaTGTCCGAGAAAGAAGACTAAGCGATGGTAATACATCGTCTGTATGCTGGACACGCCATGAGAGACAACAATCTCCTCTATATCGGAACCGTCAAACTACTTCGAGGAATCGACGTGATAGGTCTGCTAGTATTGACTGTGGTTATTTTGAATCTAGCCTCCTTTTAAATGGTGCTTCCAATACTGGACGGAAATCTCCGGTCCAACCGACACGTCACAAATACGTCATGGAATCATCGATAAAAAAAGCTGGACAAAATGTTGAACAAAACCATGCTGTCACTAATAATGCTGAAAATAGACAAAATGTTTCTTCTTCCCGCGATTTGGTGCAGCCGAGATTGACAGAAGCGAGATTCGCGTCATCGAAACTTCGAGCGGCAAGTGTTTGTTCGCCCACCAGCGCCGAAAGTGGTGACAAGGTTTCCGAGCGTTTAAAATTTGTGGCAAAACGACGTCGCTCTGTGCCCATTATCCAAGAGATCGCCCACGCGAGCGAAGTGAATCAAAGCCCGGAATTTTATCAAGCTTACCGAGAAATGAAggcaaaatttacaaacaaaaacagcttaaggtaaatatgatatacgtgttttaatataattgatttatttaaattgaaaattttaaaataactacaAAGGTACAAAAT contains:
- the LOC100179644 gene encoding uncharacterized protein LOC100179644 → MKAIHAPSSRRTIETVCRIHDLQRPASKRQVMNKITHEFECTEGSFVKSKPGSEKQTSRSDMNGFTRVKASQSPHKHQGVKGTYLIKPQPSKWGPGKTSSQPHRRKSIDCTYQILQLTGNSTTRTTFESSVRPPDAGDGLFPPLTNNKNLPEVRPPLNNNRLSVNVRERRLSDGNTSSVCWTRHERQQSPLYRNRQTTSRNRRDRSASIDCGYFESSLLLNGASNTGRKSPVQPTRHKYVMESSIKKAGQNVEQNHAVTNNAENRQNVSSSRDLVQPRLTEARFASSKLRAASVCSPTSAESGDKVSERLKFVAKRRRSVPIIQEIAHASEVNQSPEFYQAYREMKAKFTNKNSLRNLPVSKTPSLRSTSSISSVKDVTSVRLGRIEEIPPEVQEDDVRLRENADEVEKDQQTLRNTSCQSTNMSNIAYVEVTSEKKVSDTARRKTFEIPELKYENADSRSRSSEDDVPNNEDCVQRAASTVTGQSNTDPNNYFELFDDDDDVIEVELLDIPDDNLSDEDLLRKRIIIWLRDAQTGNTAEQRVRDVTPPPSPDPNRQTAIVVVYGENSGDK